The following DNA comes from Planifilum fimeticola.
TTTGACGATATCGGGTGTTTGGCCGGCTACCTTCGCAAAAATGACACGGACGGAGCGGCGTATGTCCGGGATTTTCACAGCAAGGAGTGGCTTCGGGCCGACGAAGCCTTCTTTGCGGAATCCGATCTTCACACACCGATGGATTCGGGCATTATTGCTTTCCGGGAAGCGAATCGTCTGCAAGAGTTCATCCGGAAGGAAAACGGGGCGAAAGAGACAACCTGGGGGGAAATTCTCCGTCACGCCCGGGATGAGGAGGCGAAACATTGAAGCCGGCGTGGAAGATCAAGCTGGAAACGGTGGGTGTCGTCGCCGAGAAGGAAATGTTGGATGCCGTTCGCAACCGTTGGTTTCACGTGTTTGTGGTGTTCTTTTTCCTGCTGTCCGCTTCCATTTCCTATTTTGGGTTGGCGGATAGCGGCGGGATCGGTTTTGAGAGTTTTAATCGCACGACGGCCAGCCTTTTAAATCTGATCTTGTTTGTCATTCCCTTGTTCACGCTGATTTTAGGCGGATCGTCCATCACCGGGGAACGTGAGCAGGGCACGTTGATGCTGCTGATGTCCAAACCGGTGACGGCCGCTGAACTGGTTTTGGGCAAGTATCTGGGCCTTGCGGCATCCATGGTATTTGCCATCATGATCGGTTTTGGTCTGATCGGCATCCTCACCGCCTTCCTCTTGTCCCCCTCCGAGGCGAAAGCGTATTTCATGTTTGTACTGCTTTCCATCCTGTTGACACTCTCTTTTCTCAGCTTGGCCATCCTGATCTCCGCTGCGGCGAAAAGGCGGGTGACCTCCGTGGTCGGCGGCATCGTCGTCTGGTCGGTCGCGGTGATGCTGTATGACTTTGCCGTCATGGGGGGAGCGAAGTTATTTACCGGTAAAATGGTCGATTATTTTCTACTGGTTTGCCTGTTGGCAAACCCCGTCGACTCCGTCCGCATCCTGGGAATCGTGCATCTGGGAGGAGATACGGTTTTCGGGCCCAGCCTGGTGTCGTTGACACGGCTGTTGAGCGGCGTTTCAAGCGAAATTCTTCTGCTGTCGGGGATCGCGGTCTGGATGATTGTCCCACTGTTCCTTGCCATTTCTGTCTTTCAAAGGAGGGGAGGAGTGTGACTTCCTGTGTGGTGGTGGAACATGTTTCCAAAAAATATAACGGAAAAAAAGCGGTGAACGATCTATCCTTTGAAATCAAACGTGGAGAAATTTTTTCGCTCTTGGGACCCAACGGAGCGGGAAAAAGCACCCTGATTCGGATGATGACCGGCCTGATTCAACCCGATTCCGGACAAATTCGGATGAACGGAGAACAGGTTCTGCCCTTCAAAAAGGAAGTCAAAAGATATTTCTCCTTTTTGCCGGAGACGATGTCCCTTTATCCCAATCTTACGGCGGGTGAGACGTTGCGCTTCTTCTCCAGACTGCAGAGGATTCCCCGGCACCGGTGCGAGGAAGTGCTGGATGTCGTGGGACTGTTGGGGTTCAAGGATAAGAAAATCGGCGGTTTTTCCAAGGGAATGAGGCAACGCCTGGGATTGGCGGTCGCGCTTTTGGATGAGGCGCCGCTCCTGATATTGGACGAACCCACTTCCGGATTGGATCCCTATTGGTCATCCCGGTTCAAGGAAATCATCCGTCGGAAAAAGCGGGAAGGTATCAGCGTTTTGTTCGCTTCCCACGATCTTTATGAGGTGGAGTCCTTGGCGGATCGGATCGCCATCCTGAATGAGGGAAAACTCTACTATTTGGGAACCTTGGACGGCCTCAAAGCGAGGCATCCCACCGAAATCCGGATCCGGGTTCGGTTTGAGGTCCCCCAAGATCCGGACGGGTTGTCCCGGGAATTGGGAGTTGCCGTCAACCGGATGGGGGATTGGGCCGAATTGATTTGCCGGAGAGAAGAGAAGGTGAGGATTCTTCGTTCTTTGGAGAAGGGCGGAAGAAAATTGGCGGACCTTCACATTCACGAGACGACCCTGGAGGAGATCTACCGCACAATTTCCGGGAGGGCGCCTTCCCCGCAGATGGACAAATTGTGAGGGGAGTCGGGTGTGAGTCAACATGTTGGGAAGCGACGAGTCCCCCTCCCCTGCCTTTGAAAACGTTCCCCGGACACGTCAAAACCCGGCGGTCGGCCGGGTCTGGGGCTTTGTTTTATTTTTCTTCCGCCGCGGTCCGGAATTTTCGCCAGTTGCGGATGCCGTAGAACAGGTTGATCAGCCCGACGGCGAAGATGAAGGTGATCAGCAGGGCGCGAAACCAGTGCTGGACGGGCAGAAGCAATTGGGACGCGCCGATGGCGACGAACAGGATGCCCATGCTGATGTTGGTTTTCGCCTGGTACTGTTTCCTCTTGACTCCTTCGGTCCTGCGGGTAGCGTAACTGTTGGCGAAGAAGAAAATGGTGGCGATGATCACGACAATGAACAGAACAAGGGAAATCATCTGTATCCTCCCATCGTTTTCGAGACATCTTCCGAAAGCGGGAATTCGGTGAAAACCGGAACGCGTGTGAAGAACGGCTAGGGGTGTGCCGCGGAGCGCTTTGCAATGCGGGCATGTGGCGCGGCACACCCCTTTCCCGGTTTTCGCAACTGCTGCTACGTCCGTATGTTCCGTTTAAAACGGGGCTATGTATGCGACACGCCCGCACCCTCTGGGGGTGAGGCGCGAAATCATGCAATATTGGAGACAGCCGAATCAATGAAGAGTGGTTTGTTTCGTTTTTTCGGGGATGAACCACCAACCGATCGGAGTCCGGTCGATGTATACGGGCATGTTCAAATGGGCCAGTTCCTTCTCGATCAGCCGGGCCACTTCTTCTGTCTCGGCGTAGGCGGAATAACCCCGCTTCAGGCTTTCCAGTTTCTTTCTGGCCAGGCTTTTGCGGTTGATGATCACGGTGACTCCCCCTTTCTTAAAACCCCCTCCCATAAACTATAATACCAGAAAAAGGTCGATTGTGAATCTTGCGAGTGTGTCGAGTCCATGACATTTTCCCGCTAATTGGCGGGTTTCTCGGGCTCCGCCGCTTCAAGGGCTTCCACCCAGATTTTCAGCGTCGATTCGATGAAGGCGATGTATTTCAGGCGGAGGCGGATTTCGGTCTTGCGGTTGTTGTCGTCGGAAAGAAAGATGGTCCGGTTCCGCAGGATGGTGTCCAAGAGGTCGGGATTGTTGCTGATCCAGGTGACCGATTTTCCGATGAAGGGGTCCACCAGGGTTTCCACCTGTGCCTTGATCTCTTCCTGCCCGTATCGGAGGGGACTGATCACTTCCACCTGGATTTTGTGGATCTGCTCGGAGTTTTCCTGTCGCCGGGCGTCTTTGTCCAGCTCCTCCTGCAGGCGGAGAATTTCTTTGTTTTTTTGGTTGTTTGCGTAATAGAGGGCGGATCGCTCCAGATACATGCCGTCCAACTTCTGTCCCGTCCAAAGGAGCATGACCACCATCCCGGTGATCAGGCCGAAAAAAAAGGAGACGGCCACGCGGATCATCACCCTTGAACGAAAGAAGCGAGCGGTCATCATTCTACCAATCCCCTTGGATCAGCCAGCGGATCAGCAGATACCCGGTGTGGGCACCGATGAAGGAACTGAAAATGAATACCAGCTGTTGGGCGACCTCTTCGAGTTGACCTCCGAGGAGGTTGATTTCAAACGCTCGGATGGCGTCGAAGGTTCCTCCGATGGCGGCGACCATGGCCCAGATCTTCAGTTGGTCGGCCAGGTAGACCATTTTGCTCATCGGCGGTTCGTCCCCGAACAAGTAGCCGATCCCTCCCAGCAGGCTTCCCCCGAGGACGACACCCAGGGCGATGAAAAAATCGAGAACGGTTGTGGACCAGAATCCTCCCATGTTGCCATCCGCCTTTCGCCGAGGTTTCTAATACACCCTATGACGGGGCCCGGTCGATTATGTGGACAAGGGAAAACCGATCGGCTGTTCGCATTCCGGCCGTCCGTTCCGCTATAATGAAGGGAGAGAGGCCAAAGGACAGGTGGGGACGATGAAATCGACCTTTGTGCACCTTCATGTCCATACCGAATACAGCCTGCTGGACGGGGCGGCACGGATCAAAGAGCTGGTTCGGAAAGCCGAAGCGCAGGGCATGGATGCCCTGGCCATCACCGACCACGGGGTGATGCACGGCGTGATCCCCTTCTACCGGGAATGCCGCGAACGGGGGATCCGCCCGATCATCGGCTGTGAGGTGTATCTCACGCCGGGAGAGTTGGAGGAAAGGCCTTCTCCGCGGGAAAATCGGATTTACCATCTCCTGCTTTTGGCGGAAACCACCGAGGGATACCGGAATCTGATGAAGCTGGTGTCGGAGGCCCATCTTCGGGGTTTTCACTATAAACCCCGCGTGGACAAGGCCTTGCTCCGCCGCTTTCGAAAGGGGCTGATCGCCACCAGCGCCTGCCTGTCGGGAGAAATTCCCCGGGCGATTCTGGAGGGCAGGTTTCAAGATGCGCGCCGGATCGCGGAAGAGTACCGGGAATTGTTCGGGGAGGGGAATTTTTTCCTTGAGCTCCAGTCCCACGGGGTGCCGGAGGAGCAGAAGGTGAACCGGCACCTGATCGCCCTGGCGGAGGAGACGGGATTGCCCCTGGTGGCCACCAATGATGTCCACTACGTCAACCGGGAGGATCATGATGTCCAGGATTGCCTGTTGTGCATCGGCACCGGCCGACGCCTCGATGAAGAGGATCGGATGCGCTTCCCCACCGATGAATTTTATCTGAAGACGCCGGAGGAGATGGCCCGACTGTTTGCGGATGTTCCGGAGGCGATCCGCAACACGGTCCGGATCGCGGAGCGGTGTCGGGTGGAAATCCCTCTGGGGGGGCGGCTCTTGCCCCGTTTTCCCGTTCCCGACGGCCACAC
Coding sequences within:
- a CDS encoding ABC transporter permease, with amino-acid sequence MKPAWKIKLETVGVVAEKEMLDAVRNRWFHVFVVFFFLLSASISYFGLADSGGIGFESFNRTTASLLNLILFVIPLFTLILGGSSITGEREQGTLMLLMSKPVTAAELVLGKYLGLAASMVFAIMIGFGLIGILTAFLLSPSEAKAYFMFVLLSILLTLSFLSLAILISAAAKRRVTSVVGGIVVWSVAVMLYDFAVMGGAKLFTGKMVDYFLLVCLLANPVDSVRILGIVHLGGDTVFGPSLVSLTRLLSGVSSEILLLSGIAVWMIVPLFLAISVFQRRGGV
- a CDS encoding nitrous oxide reductase accessory protein NosL → MGIAHSSKAGLVLILMLAVVGGCNGDSGPQPIDETVDACASCNMSVSDGPFAAELVQKDGEVLKFDDIGCLAGYLRKNDTDGAAYVRDFHSKEWLRADEAFFAESDLHTPMDSGIIAFREANRLQEFIRKENGAKETTWGEILRHARDEEAKH
- a CDS encoding YtrH family sporulation protein; amino-acid sequence: MGGFWSTTVLDFFIALGVVLGGSLLGGIGYLFGDEPPMSKMVYLADQLKIWAMVAAIGGTFDAIRAFEINLLGGQLEEVAQQLVFIFSSFIGAHTGYLLIRWLIQGDW
- a CDS encoding YtpI family protein, which produces MISLVLFIVVIIATIFFFANSYATRRTEGVKRKQYQAKTNISMGILFVAIGASQLLLPVQHWFRALLITFIFAVGLINLFYGIRNWRKFRTAAEEK
- a CDS encoding ABC transporter ATP-binding protein produces the protein MTSCVVVEHVSKKYNGKKAVNDLSFEIKRGEIFSLLGPNGAGKSTLIRMMTGLIQPDSGQIRMNGEQVLPFKKEVKRYFSFLPETMSLYPNLTAGETLRFFSRLQRIPRHRCEEVLDVVGLLGFKDKKIGGFSKGMRQRLGLAVALLDEAPLLILDEPTSGLDPYWSSRFKEIIRRKKREGISVLFASHDLYEVESLADRIAILNEGKLYYLGTLDGLKARHPTEIRIRVRFEVPQDPDGLSRELGVAVNRMGDWAELICRREEKVRILRSLEKGGRKLADLHIHETTLEEIYRTISGRAPSPQMDKL